Proteins from one Neodiprion fabricii isolate iyNeoFabr1 chromosome 5, iyNeoFabr1.1, whole genome shotgun sequence genomic window:
- the LOC124182668 gene encoding sodium/potassium-transporting ATPase subunit beta-3-like codes for MLILHDDNYYESRKPQPDLGPVKNFKRFIWNPENKSVLDRTCKSWIRLTVFYLVFFGVIFSLFFLQMWITITYISSVNAPHTFIPTYRRDLFRLWNYRIPQFPMFTYGSHEDGQLLAPKNDTHK; via the exons ATGTTGATATTACACGACGATAACTACTACGAGAGCAGAAAACCACAGCCTGACTTGGGACCAGTAAAAAACTTCAAACGTTTCATCTGGAACCCTGAAAACAAATCAGTCCTGGACAGAACGTGCAAAAGCTGGa TTCGACTCACTGTATTCTACCTGGTATTCTTTGGAGTGATATTCTCgctatttttccttcaaatgTGGATCACGATAACGTACATCAGCTCTGTAAATGCGCCGCACACTTTCATCCCTACGTACAGAAGAGATTTATTTCGTCTATGGAATTACAGAATCCCTCAGTTTCCCATGTTTACTTACGGCAGTCATGAGGATG GCCAGCTACTCGCACCCAAAAACGATACTCACAAATAA